The genomic window CAGACTCTCTCCTTTTTAGttcctgcaggagcacagggaaCCAGCAGGAGGGCTTCAGGGGCCGGGGAGAGGAGCTTGCAGCGGGCAACCGCAGCTCCCAGTCTTTGTGCCTGTGATGCATGGCTCCAAGCCTCCGCCACCAGCATCCCCTGCCCAGCCTGTGCCCTGCTGGGAGGCACATCCCAAGTCCTGGCTCTGCAGCGGGATGGTGACCTGGGGCAATGGGACATGGAGCGTTCCCACCGCAGGTGGGGCATGGGGCAGGTGCAGTTGGGGCCACTGAGTTCTGCCAAGCTCTGGGCCTGGCCAACACTTGGCACAGAGTTTGGGTGTAGTGCTGGGAGTTGAGAACTTCCCCCGTTTCCTTCCACTCACATGATGCCGTGGAGCAGCTCTGACTTCCCTATCGTGGACCTAAAGGCCTCCATGGTGCCTGGCTGTGGCACGGGGCACAGCTGTGCAAGGCTGAGCCCTGACCATGGACCGTACCCAAaccctgcagggcagagctgggatgtGGGGCATCCAGCATGGGGCAGGCAGCCCCCAGGCAGTGGGGGGACCCTACGAGTGCCGCATGCAGGCAGGCTGTCACACCGCCAGCAAAGCAAGAGCAGGGCCAGAGAGCAGCGTGGGGCAGCCCTCTGCCGtgccctcccctcctcctttccttctcacTTCCTTTTCTTGCACCGATGTCTGCCTGCGTTACCCCAGCCTGCACAGGGCTCTTCCCAGCATGGTgcagcccttccccagctgctcccGCTCAGGGTCCATGCTCACCATAGGGGTAACACGGTGCCACTCCACTTGCCTGTTGCAGGCTCCAGCCGTGCGGCTGCAGGGACGCTAACCGGGCTGCTCGGGTCACCCGCGGCCTGGGAGGAGTggtgagcagcagaagagcccCCAGAGCACGACCCACCCACTGCCACCGTGTATGAGGCTGGGACGCAGGTGAGATGAAAATAGGGCTGGGGGCGGTGGGatgagggggggggtggggcaAAATAAATCACTGCAAGCCACATGAGAGGGTCCCGTGGTCACCTCTGTgaggtggggagaggggggcgCATGGGGACAGCGTGTCACCCAGAGCAGAGGGTTCCTGGCCACCTGCTTGCAGCAGGAGTGACCTCAGCCCCTTGGATGCCCCTTGGACccaaatgctgctttttgagGTGGGGGGAGCCGGGATGGTCGCCTGCCCTCAGCTCACCCACTCCCCCTCCTGTGCCCTCCTGCCTCGCAGTACGCAGGACCCGCGTCCGCAGAGCCACCCCTTCCGATGTCCCGGCATGAGACTTCTCCGACAACGGTGCAACCCGCCAGCAACCACCGCCCCAatgcctgctgcttctgctggtgctgctgctgcagttgctCATGGTAAGCACGGGTCTTGCGAGCAGCACTTTGGTCCTACGTGGCTGGTGCAGCACCAAGTTGTGGGTGCACCCGGAGCTGCCGGGATGGGGTCCCTTTGGGCACAGCACCACAGGCAGCGGTGCAGGAACACAGCTGGGATGGAGCCGTCCCCACTCACTTTGTCTCAGGAGTGCCCATGTGCTTTGTGCTCAGTCAGCAGCCAAAAGCCAAAGACGTGCTGCAATTAAACAGGCTGTGCGCGGTGTTCGTGCAAGGGGATTGCACACAGTGCTTTGGAAAGAGGTGTTTTGGGGGTGGGTGCCAGCACCACCGCAGCTGCACAGGGCTACATGCATTGCTCTCCTCCGCATGGATCCCAATGAGTTCACCCTGCCGAGCCCCAGTGCACCACAGCTCCTTCCCTCCAGCCAAGTCGTTAGAAATatacagagcagaaagcagcatcaGGCTGGGAACCCTCATCCTATGCTGCATCGatggctctgctggggctgcacgtgggaacagcacagccagcagccgTCCCAtacccagggcagcagcaggaccgccgtgcacagagctgggccCTGCTCCCCATGCCGCTTGAAGCCATCGCCAGCTGCTCACCTCCATCTGCATCCCAGCTCCCTTTTGTGCCCGGATAACCAGGATTTGGAGAGCCAACCTGCTCTCAGCATCAGCCCGTTGTGAGGTTGCTGACAGCTTTGTGCGCCGCAGCAGCGTTGGGTTTTGCAGCCACTGACGGCATTGAGCCCGGAGGAGCATCCAAACCTGGAGCTGAGCCCCTTGCAAACCCGTGGACCAACCACAGCACCGATGCATCATCACTGTGCAAGGCGCTGCTCTTGGGGCCCCGTTCTCCTGATCCAGCTTTGTTTCCTCAAATGCAACGAGGAGTGAGAGCAGCGCAACACCCACCCGCGTCCCACCTCGGCAGGAGCCTGGGAGCAGAAGCAAGCGAGGATGGTGCAAAGCACTCCCAGACTTGGGGGCATCGGGCACTGAGCCCTGTAGCACAGCACAGGCGGGGAGGTGCCcaccccagctgctgctctcagggtTAAACCCGGGATTGCAGCCAGGGGCAGTGTTGCAAGCAGGAAGCGCTGCGGTCGGCGCCCGGCTCCGAAATTGGTGGGCCGGGGGAAGTTGGCTGGAGGCCGCTTTCCTCTTGCAGCACGGGGCCGAGGATGGGGGGAGCAGAGGACATCGGTGCCGCGGTGTTTGCTTGCAGGCGGCGCTGGTGCTGAGCATCGTGGCCACAGCACAGTGCGGGGTCCGGCACTTCGCCTTCCTAATTCTATCCCAGCCGCCCGCTTCCTGCGTGGGCCGggccctgctggcagctggaggaggCGATAGCACGGCACAGCATGGTGTCCTTGCAGCAATGTGTCGGTGCCTGGTGCCTGGCACAGCCGTGCCCTGAGCGCAGGGAGCATCGCCGCATGGTCGGGGCAGAACCGCacaaaggaagggagggagcgGAGGTGTGGATGTGGCTGCCCACGGTGGGAGTTGGGTGGGCAGGAGGTGGCGGGGTCAGGTGAGGGTGaggtggggctgcagccccattCCCCGCTGCCCGTTACTACCTTTCCATCTCCCCGTTAGGAACGAGGACCGGGAGCGAGCGTGGAGGGCGTCCCGGGAGACCAAACTGGAGACCATCCCAAACTGTGAAGCGTGGTGAGTGCGGGGACACCGGGTGCATGGCACAGCATCtcatggcacagcacggcacggcACAGGGAGCCATTCACACCAAGCCCCCCGCCTGCAGGGACACGTGGGGGCACCTGCACTGAGCATCCACTGCATTGGAAGTGAGACAGAGCCGCCTGCACACAGCTCGGCCGTGGGTGCTCTGCTGGTGCCAGGGATCAGATGCGTTAATTAGCCAGTGGTAATGATGGCTTCTGCCTTGCTTTAGTAATTAGTATTTTGCTCCCCCAGCTGTCAGTGCTGGTGCATGGacctgccagcagtgcagctcagcaTGGGAAGGGGTTTTGCGCCCTCCTGggtgtgcagagctggcagcacaaTATGTCCCCTTTTGGGGAATTCAGCTTCAACCCAGTACATGGTGTGGCCcggctgagcagagctgggacaaACCCTATGGGCACTTCTGGAGATCTCCAGGAGCTCCATAATgaacagaggcagagcaggagcacgAGCACAGGGGATGTGTTTGGGGGCAGTCCCTCTGGGATGGCTCGGAGCTGGGATCGTCCCCGCGCAATCCCTGTCCTTGGGGATGGATGCAACAGAGAAAACCCGGCCCTatcccatcccacctccagCGTCCCTCTCCAGTTGTAACGCCTTCCCTTTGCTTCCCACCCCGCTGACCCCACAGCTCCAAACCCACCACGGAGGAGGTGCGGGGCTGGGCGCAGTCCTTTGACAAGCTGATGAAGAGCCCAGCGGGTCGCAACGTCTTCCGGGAGTTCTTGAGGACTGAGTACAGTGAGGAGAACATGCTCTTCTGGCTGGCGTGCGAGGAGCTCAAAACCGAGTGCAACAAACACACCATCGATGAGAAGGCCAGGACCATCTACGAGGACTACATCTCCATCCTCTCCCCCAAGGAGGTACGTGGCACAAATGCTCCGGGAAGGTTTGGGCCCCTTCTGTGGTTAAGAGgaggtttggggtgggggggggttctTAGGGAGAGGGCACCCGGTTGCACAGGGTGTTGGGGTGCCGGAGGGATGCTCACAGCGCTACGTCCCTATATCCAACGGGACGGCATCGGGAGGGTGTTTGTGCACGGCGACGTCCCCGTCCCACGTCCCCGTCCCCGAAGCTCCTCGCGTGGCCGCGCCGGGGCTGTGCTGCGGGGCCGAAACCTCACGAGGGCACCATCGTGCCGAGGAGATGCGGCTGCGGGGGATACCCCAACCCCGCTCCCTGCGCACGGCCCGAGGCCACGGGAAtgggctcctgctgctcccctaCGGCCGGAGCGGTGCGAACCCCGCCGAGCCCCGTCCCCACCCCTCGTTTGGGACCCCGTTTTCTGCTCCTCGGCTCATCGCGGAGCCCCCACCTTTGGCCGTGGCACCGCCGGGTCCCGACGCCCCGCTCAGCTCCGCGGGTCGCCCCTCGTCCCgaccctgcagggctgtgcccggGGTTGGGGGCTCATCGCCGGGGTCCCACAGCCCTCATTTCTCGCCCAGGTGAGTCTGGACTCGCGGGTGCGGGAGGTGATCAACCGCAAGATGCAGGAGCCGTCCTCGCACACCTTCGACGACGCTCAGCTCCAGATCTACACGCTGATGCACAGAGACTCCTACCCTCGCTTCCTGAACTCTGCCATATACAAATCGCTGCTCCAGAACGTCTCCCGCTCCTCCTCGGAGTCCTAAAAGGCCGTGGGGACACCGGCGGGGACGCGGCAccaggagggggtggggggcacagcccGGCTCTCCTCCACCCCCCCGTTTTTAGCTTTTTACCCGGGAGCCCTCGGTCTCAGGGCTGTCCCCGGGGTGGGGGCACCGCGGCGGCTCAGCCCGGGCTCGTACTACTGAACCCCGTCCCGGCCGGAGGCAGCGGGGGGGTGCGCAGGgctcagtgcccccccccccggctgcaCCGCCCCCACTTTTGAAGAGGTCACTTTATCCCTTCACCTGGGGACGCAGCACGTCCCCAATTCCCACCTGAGAGCCCTTTGGGGACTTGTTTTGTTCTGcgggttttggtttttttttctttcttttttttttggagggggggtggggggggtgggaaggtcaattgttgtttggttggttttttaactttttattttaaaaggtttttttttttttttttggttggctTTCATTGGGGGACTGGaagtgggggggttgggggggtgtTGATGAGCGTCTGTTGTACATATAAAAACACATCGGGTTTACATCGCTCCGTCTGTTtgaagcagcacagggaggggagcagccccagcacatcCAGGGGACACCCCCAGACTGCCCACACTGCTGCGGtgtggggacaggaggggacaaTGCCCCACATCCTGctggggggcagagggaggcagccccccctcccccccccccccccc from Gallus gallus isolate bGalGal1 chromosome 20, bGalGal1.mat.broiler.GRCg7b, whole genome shotgun sequence includes these protein-coding regions:
- the RGS19 gene encoding regulator of G-protein signaling 19 isoform X1; the protein is MSRHETSPTTVQPASNHRPNACCFCWCCCCSCSWNEDRERAWRASRETKLETIPNCEACSKPTTEEVRGWAQSFDKLMKSPAGRNVFREFLRTEYSEENMLFWLACEELKTECNKHTIDEKARTIYEDYISILSPKEVSLDSRVREVINRKMQEPSSHTFDDAQLQIYTLMHRDSYPRFLNSAIYKSLLQNVSRSSSES
- the RGS19 gene encoding regulator of G-protein signaling 19 isoform X2; amino-acid sequence: MNEDRERAWRASRETKLETIPNCEACSKPTTEEVRGWAQSFDKLMKSPAGRNVFREFLRTEYSEENMLFWLACEELKTECNKHTIDEKARTIYEDYISILSPKEVSLDSRVREVINRKMQEPSSHTFDDAQLQIYTLMHRDSYPRFLNSAIYKSLLQNVSRSSSES